A single window of Nicotiana tomentosiformis chromosome 1, ASM39032v3, whole genome shotgun sequence DNA harbors:
- the LOC104103207 gene encoding stromal 70 kDa heat shock-related protein, chloroplastic-like, whose product MASSTAQIHALGATYFTASSSSSRKPSKTVFLGQNINNRALAFGLKQKKSSFSRRNGGGHAPLRVVAEKVVGIDLGTTNSAVAAMEGGKPTIVTNAEGQRTTPSVVAYTKNGDRLVGQIAKRQAVVNPENTFFSVKRFIGRKMNEVDEESKQVSYNVIRDENGNVKLDCPAIGKSFAAEEISAQVLRKLVDDASKFLNDKVSKAVVTVPAYFNDSQRTATKDAGRIAGLDVLRIINEPTAASLAYGFEKKSNETILVFDLGGGTFDVSVLEVGDGVFEVLSTSGDTHLGGDDFDKRIVDWLASDFKKNEGIDLLKDKQALQRLTETAEKAKMELSSLTQTNISLPFITATADGPKHIETTITRGKFEELCSDLLDRLKTPVQNSLRDAKLSFSDIDEVILVGGSTRIPAVQELVKKLTGKDPNVTVNPDEVVALGAAVQAGVLAGDVSDIVLLDVTPLSIGLETLGGVMTKIIPRNTTLPTSKSEVFSTAADGQTSVEINVLQGEREFVRDNKSLGSFRLDGIPPAPRGVPQIEVKFDIDANGILSVTAIDKGTGKKQDITITGASTLPGDEVERMVKEAERFAQEDKEKRDAIDTKNQADSVVYQTEKQLKELGDKVPGPVKEKVEAKLGELKEAISGGSTQAMKDAMAALNQEVMQLGQSLYNQPGAGAAPGAGPAPGDSAGPSESSSGKGPDGDVIDADFTDSK is encoded by the exons ATGGCGTCTTCAACAGCTCAAATTCACGCTCTTGGAGCCACATATTTCACAGCTTCCTCTTCTTCCAGTAGAAAACCCTCAAAGACAGTATTTTTAGGTCAAAACATAAACAACAGAGCCCTAGCGTTCGGAttgaagcagaagaagagcagcTTCAGCCGGAGGAATGGCGGTGGTCACGCGCCACTGCGTGTAGTGGCGGAGAAGGTTGTGGGAATTGATTTGGGGACTACCAATTCCGCCGTGGCTGCTATGGAAGGAGGGAAGCCCACCATAGTGACCAACGCTGAAGGGCAGAGGACAACACCTTCAGTGGTGGCTTATACTAAGAACGGGGATAGGCTTGTCGGGCAAATTGCGAAGCGTCAGGCTGTGGTGAACCCCGAGAATACCTTCTTTTCGGTGAAGAGATTCATAGGGAGGaaaatgaatgaggtggatgAGGAGTCGAAGCAGGTCTCGTACAATGTTATTAGAGATGAGAATGGAAACGTCAAGCTCGATTGCCCTGCCATTGGCAAATCATTCGCCGCTGAAGAAATTTCAGCTCAG GTCTTGAGGAAGTTGGTGGATGATGCATCCAAATTTTTGAATGACAAGGTTTCCAAGGCTGTTGTCACAGTTCCTGCATACTTCAATGATTCTCAGAGGACAGCAACAAAGGATGCCGGTCGCATTGCTGGATTAGATGTTCTCCGGATAATTAATGAACCAACTGCTGCCTCCTTGGCTTATGGTTTTGAAAAGAAGAGCAATGAAACTATTTTGGTTTTTGATCTTGGAGGTGGTACTTTTGACGTATCAG TTCTTGAGGTTGGTGACGGTGTCTTTGAGGTGTTGTCTACTTCTGGTGATACCCATCTTGGTGGTGACGATTTTGACAAG AGAATTGTTGATTGGCTTGCTTCAGATTTCAAGAAGAATGAAGGTATTGATCTTCTGAAGGACAAACAAGCTCTTCAACGTCTGACTGAGACTGCTGAAAAAGCTAAGATGGAACTGTCATCACTGACACAGACTAACATCAG TTTACCATTCATCACAGCCACTGCGGATGGTCCTAAACATATTGAGACCACTATCACACGGGGTAAATTTGAAGAACTATGCTCAGATCTGCTTGACAG GCTTAAAACTCCTGTTCAGAATTCCTTGAGAGATGCCAAGCTCTCCTTCAGCGATATTGATGAGGTGATCCTTGTTGGTGGTTCTACACGTATTCCAGCTGTTCAGGAACTTGTTAAGAAATTGACTGGAAAGGACCCCAATGTTACAGTAAATCCTGATGAAGTTGTTGCTCTCGGTGCTGCAGTGCAG GCTGGAGTATTGGCCGGAGATGTCAGTGATATTGTTCTTTTAGATGTCACACCGTTGTCCATTGGTTTGGAAACACTTGGTGGTGTGATGACAAAGATCATTCCAAGAAATACAACATTGCCTACCTCAAAATCAGAAGTATTCTCTACTGCTGCTGATGGTCAGACAAGTGTAGAAATTAATGTCCTCCAAGGGGAGCGAGAATTTGTTAGGGATAACAAGTCTTTGGGCAGCTTCCGGCTTGATGGAATTCCTCCCGCCCCAAGAGGGGTTCCTcaaattgaagtgaaatttgataTTGATGCCAATGGCATTCTCTCCGTCACTGCTATTGACAAGGGTACTGGGAAGAAGCAAGACATCACCATTACTGGTGCCAGCACATTGCCCGGTGATGAG GTTGAGAGAATGGTTAAAGAAGCTGAAAGATTTGCCCAGGAAGACAAGGAGAAGAGAGATGCCATAGACACAAAGAACCAGGCCGATTCTGTTGTCTACCAGACAGAGAAGCAGCTGAAGGAACTTGGAGACAAAGTACCAGGGCCGGTGAAAGAGAAAGTTGAGGCTAAACTTGGCGAGCTTAAAGAAGCGATCTCAGGGGGCTCTACTCAGGCCATGAAGGATGCGATGGCTGCCCTTAACCAAGAAGTAATGCAGCTTGGCCAGTCACTCTACAACCAGCCCGGTGCTGGAGCTGCACCAGGTGCTGGTCCAGCACCTGGTGATTCCGCTGGTCCTTCAGAATCATCATCAGGGAAAGGACCTGATGGAGACGTAATCGATGCTGATTTCACCGATAGCAAGTGA